Proteins from a genomic interval of Vigna radiata var. radiata cultivar VC1973A unplaced genomic scaffold, Vradiata_ver6 scaffold_379, whole genome shotgun sequence:
- the LOC106780217 gene encoding mannosyl-oligosaccharide glucosidase GCS1, with product MFNVRIILGIVVFLILNHAESVAEHDLPRVITPLPAPKITDLPQFQGQHKESLYWGTYRPQVYLGVRARTPKSLIAGLMWIVVKDRKYHLRHVCKHEDDLSTYGWTKHNGRDFGHQVLVDQGMTLTTEFLKSKEEGSAYGGDWAVRINVQAHKSKWIEEFGKGAHLFFYMADEGANALNLSRENLNILEDSLLASGSHADTGDWQLHLKSMDDLELHYSGFRTPHFHNLSDLVEENLSSQIRKNARLLLSDSSDDSPNVLVFQIIGGFSFTTDVIFISGTRSESSRVEERVSSLSGTSLSNQLKYKEQAFDEKFDKVFNLEEKVDSESISVGKAAVGNLLGGIGYFYGQSKIAVSGITNLGDHVNYISYWPAELYTAVPCRPSFPRGFLWDEGFHQLIIWRWDIHISLDIIGHWLDLMNVDGWIPREQILGDEALSRVPEEYVPQHPTNGNPPTLFLALRDIINGLKNNEFTALDKTDILAFLERAFVRLEAWFHWFHTTQSGKQMSSYYWHGRNNKTIYELNPKTLSSGFDDYPRASHPTADERHVDLRCWILLAAESLHSIEELLEKETTPAMNYGYTAQLLSDIKLLNQMHFDDAYGAYFDFGNHTEKVQLKWKDVDIGHNHTDRQLVRDVSERPVLRLVPHIGYVSLFPFMGKIIPSGSWILEKQLELISNHSLFWTDYGLRSLATTSSLYMKFNSESEGPYWRGQIWININYRVLSALHHYSKENGPYQDRAKAIYKDLRSNLIRNIVRNYQETGFLWEQYDQNSGEGKGSHPFTGWTSLVVLIMAEEYDRV from the exons ATGTTCAACGTTAGAATTATTCTCGGTATCGTCGTGTTTCTGATTTTGAACCATGCCGAATCAGTCGCAGAACACGATCTGCCTCGCGTTATCACTCCACTTCCTGCGCCTAAGATAACCGACCTTCCTCAG TTTCAAGGACAGCACAAGGAGAGTTTGTATTGGGGAACGTATCGTCCTCAAGTCTATCTGGGAGTTCGTGCCAG GACTCCAAAATCTTTGATTGCTGGATTGATGTGGATTGTGGTGAAAGATAGGAAATATCACTTGCGGCATGTTTGCAAACATGAGGATGACCTAAGTACTTATGGTTGGACTAAGCACAATGGACGTGATTTTGGACATCAAGTGCTGGTTGACCAGGGCATGACCTTGACTACTgagtttttaaaatctaaagAGGAAGGCAGTGCCTATGGAGGAGATTGGGCAGTTCGAATTAATGTGCAAGCTCATAA GTCCAAGTGGATTGAGGAATTTGGAAAAGGTGCCCacctttttttctatatggCAGACGAAGGTGCTAATGCTCTAAATTTAAGTAGAGAAAACTTAAACATTCTTGAGGATTCTTTACTGGCATCTGGGTCTCATGCGGACACTGGAGACTGGCAGCTTCATCTGAAATCAATG gATGATTTGGAGCTGCATTATTCTGGATTTCGCACTCCTCATTTTCACAATTTGTCTGATCTTGTCGAGGAAAATCTTTCATCACAA ATAAGAAAGAATGCTCGACTGCTGCTGTCTGACTCATCAGATGATTCTCCAAATGTGTTAGTTTTTCAG ATTATTGGTGGATTTTCTttcacaacagatgttatattTATCTCTGGAACTCGTTCAGAAAGTTCAAGAGTGGAAGAGCGTGTCAGTAGTCTTTCAG GAACCTCATTGTCCAATCAACTGAAATATAAAGAACAAGCATTTGATGAAAAGTTTGACAAAGTTTTCAATTTAGAAGAGAAG GTGGACTCAGAATCCATATCGGTTGGTAAGGCAGCTGTTGGAAACTTATTAGGTGGCATCGGCTACTTCTATGGCCAGTCAAAAATTGCTGTTTCGGGAATCACCAAT CTTGGAGATCatgttaattatatatcatattggCCTGCTGAGCTTTACACAGCAGTACCATGTCGACCTTCCTTTCCAAGAGGATTTTTATGGGATGAAGGTTTTCATCAACTTATAATCTG GCGTTGGGATATCCATATTTCACTGGATATCATCGGACACTGGTTGGATTTGATGAATGTTGATGGATGGATACCTCGTGAACAAATTCTCGGAGACGAAGCACTGAG CCGGGTCCCTGAGGAATATGTTCCTCAGCATCCTACTAATGGAAATCCTCCAACCCTGTTCTTAGCATTAAGAG ATATAATAAATGGCTTGAAGAATAATGAGTTTACTGCATTGGATAAAACTGACATCCTTGCATTCCTGGAGCGAGCTTTTGTTCGATTAGAAGCATGGTTCCATTGGTTCCATACAACTCAATCAG GGAAACAGATGAGCAGCTACTATTGGCATGGACGAAACAATAAGACTATATATGAATTAAATCCCAAG ACACTGTCCTCTGGATTTGATGATTATCCGCGTGCTTCACACCCGACTGCAGACGAACGCCATGTGGATCTTAGATGTTGGATATTACTTGCAGCAGAATCTTTGCATTCCATTGAAGAGTTATTGGAGAAGGAAACTACACCTGCCATG AATTATGGTTACACTGCTCAATTGCTATCAGATATCAAGTTACTGAACCAG ATGCATTTTGATGATGCATATGGAGCTTATTTTGACTTTGGGAATCATACAGAAAAG GTTCAACTTAAATGGAAAGATGTGGATATAGGACACAACCATACTGATCGCCAGCTTGTCAGGGATGTTTCAGAGAGACCTGTATTGAGATTGGTTCCTCACATTGGTTATGTTAGCCTATTCCCATTCATGGGGAAGATCATTCCATCT GGATCATGGATTCTGGAAAAGCAGCTTGAACTCATTTCAAATCACAGCCTCTTTTGGACTGACTATGGACTACGATCGCTTGCCACCACAAG CTCCTTGTATATGAAATTCAACTCAGAGTCTGAGGGCCCATACTGGAGAGGTCAAATTTGGATAAACATAAATTACAGAGTTCTTTCAGCGCTCCACCATTACTCCAAAG agAATGGACCATATCAGGACAGAGCCAAAGCTATCTACAAAGACCTGAGAAGCAATTTAATTAG AAATATAGTACGCAATTATCAAGAGACTGGATTTTTATGGGAACAGTATGATCAGAATAGCGGTGAGGGAAAAGGGTCGCATCCATTTACTGGCTGGACATCTCTTGTTGTATTAATCATGGCGGAAGAATATGACAGAGTTTAG